The proteins below come from a single Bacteroidales bacterium genomic window:
- a CDS encoding EpsG family protein: MTLYISTILLLFIFSIIDVNYTLAFNTRRWMSIIVYLLLVIQVGLRWETGTDWSTYLRHFESINNATPNSLLHTEVEYGYNLFVWLATLIFSDYSYFLLIHAIIYYYLIFKSFQRYSPYLYLSLMLFYTLSMGVMGSNRQLIALAICIYALRYVIEKKTIYFFLFIFLAASFHLSSFLFITYYFINFKIKPSMLISFLGISIIIYIIGNTQISTQAFSYLGHFMGDLVSAKTSFYLDNAKDTFSGGKPTIIGLIKRLILFSIFSYNRKTLSEKLPYYNIMFNGYTLGILIYFIFANSLLVMISRGSLFFNIMEPLLISSQILIFKRKENKVAIIFILLVFSFFFFFQSISPYPDLFLPYKGIFINSDFHRIM, translated from the coding sequence ATGACGCTTTATATTTCTACTATACTTTTATTATTTATTTTTTCTATAATAGATGTTAACTATACTTTAGCATTTAATACCAGAAGATGGATGTCTATTATAGTTTATCTTCTTCTAGTTATACAGGTAGGCTTACGTTGGGAAACGGGAACCGATTGGTCTACATATTTACGCCATTTCGAATCGATTAATAATGCTACTCCAAATTCTCTTCTACATACTGAGGTTGAATACGGATATAACTTATTTGTATGGTTAGCAACGTTAATATTTTCAGATTATTCATACTTCCTTTTAATACACGCTATAATTTATTACTATCTAATATTTAAAAGTTTCCAGCGCTATTCTCCTTACTTGTACTTGTCGTTAATGTTGTTCTATACATTATCAATGGGAGTGATGGGTTCCAATAGACAGTTAATAGCATTAGCTATATGCATTTATGCATTAAGATACGTAATAGAAAAAAAAACAATTTATTTTTTTCTGTTTATTTTTTTAGCTGCAAGTTTTCACCTAAGTTCTTTTCTTTTTATCACTTATTACTTTATAAACTTTAAGATTAAACCATCTATGCTAATTTCTTTTCTGGGAATTTCGATTATCATATATATAATTGGGAATACGCAAATTTCCACTCAAGCATTTTCATATCTTGGTCATTTCATGGGAGATTTGGTAAGTGCAAAAACATCATTCTATTTAGATAATGCTAAAGATACTTTTTCTGGAGGAAAACCTACGATCATTGGCTTAATAAAAAGATTAATTTTATTTTCAATATTTTCTTACAATCGAAAAACATTAAGTGAGAAATTACCATACTACAATATAATGTTCAATGGGTATACCCTTGGAATATTGATTTATTTTATATTTGCAAATTCACTTTTAGTAATGATAAGTAGAGGTAGCTTATTTTTTAATATAATGGAACCCTTGCTTATTTCCTCACAAATATTAATATTTAAAAGAAAAGAAAATAAAGTTGCTATAATTTTTATACTACTAGTATTTTCTTTCTTTTTCTTTTTTCAATCAATATCTCCCTATCCAGATTTATTTTTACCTTATAAGGGTATTTTTATCAATTCTGATTTTCATAGAATTATGTAA